In Mongoliitalea daihaiensis, one DNA window encodes the following:
- a CDS encoding 30S ribosomal protein S16 yields the protein MAVKIRLARRGRKKLAIYDVVVADARAPRDGRFIEKLGTYNPNTNPASITINNERALTWLMNGAQPTDTVRAMLSYRGVLLKKHLQIGVMKGAITQEQADAKFEAWKSGKDAAIGGKVESLSKAKADARQKALDAEAAKNQARLDAIKAREDEANAAAAAANAPEVAAEEAPEAAAEGGEETQA from the coding sequence ATGGCAGTTAAAATCAGATTAGCGCGTAGAGGTCGTAAGAAATTGGCTATCTATGACGTAGTAGTAGCTGATGCTAGAGCTCCACGTGATGGACGCTTTATCGAGAAATTGGGTACCTACAACCCAAACACTAACCCTGCATCTATCACCATCAACAATGAGCGAGCTCTTACTTGGTTGATGAATGGTGCACAGCCAACAGATACTGTAAGGGCGATGCTATCTTACAGAGGTGTATTGTTGAAAAAACACCTTCAAATCGGTGTAATGAAAGGTGCTATCACGCAAGAACAAGCGGATGCTAAATTTGAAGCGTGGAAGTCGGGTAAAGATGCTGCAATCGGCGGTAAAGTAGAATCCTTATCGAAAGCGAAGGCTGATGCTCGCCAAAAGGCATTGGATGCTGAAGCAGCTAAAAACCAAGCACGTTTGGATGCTATCAAAGCAAGAGAAGACGAAGCAAATGCAGCTGCTGCGGCGGCGAATGCTCCTGAAGTTGCTGCTGAAGAAGCTCCAGAGGCTGCGGCTGAAGGTGGAGAGGAAACTCAAGCTTAA
- the gltX gene encoding glutamate--tRNA ligase gives MNREVRVRFAPSPTGALHIGGVRTALYNYLFARKNNGKFLLRIEDTDQTRFVPGAEEYIKDALDWLGITPDESPWNPADCAPYRQSERKPMYMQYALDLVEKGHAYYAFDTSEELDAMRERLTAARVVSPQYNSITRTQMKNSLTLPEDEVKARLASGEPYVIRIKIPRKEEVRLNDMIRGWVMVHSSTLDDKVLMKSDGMPTYHLANIVDDHLMGITHVIRGEEWLPSAPLHVLLYKYFGWEDTMPQFAHLPLLLKPDGNGKLSKRDADKHGFPVFPMNWQDPNSGEKAMGFREQGYLKEALINFLAFLGWNPGDHREMFTLDELVEAFSIERIGKSGTKFDINKAKWYNEQYLRGKSDDELAKYLQLEVAKEGLEVSSEKAAQIAAIMKERATFPADLWNEGKFMLIAPETFDQDVAVKKWNQDAVTVLNSYIQELEADAADFTPELAKSLLEKAAESNGIKLGKIMQAVRLAVTGVGAGPDLMAVFVIIGKEELVRRIQFAIASL, from the coding sequence ATGAATAGAGAAGTACGCGTTCGCTTTGCTCCTTCACCCACAGGAGCTTTACATATCGGAGGAGTGAGAACAGCTCTTTACAATTACTTGTTTGCTAGAAAAAATAATGGCAAATTTTTATTGAGAATTGAAGATACAGACCAAACCCGTTTTGTGCCGGGTGCGGAAGAATATATCAAGGATGCCTTGGATTGGTTGGGAATTACCCCGGATGAAAGTCCTTGGAATCCAGCTGATTGTGCTCCTTATAGGCAGTCTGAGCGTAAGCCTATGTATATGCAATATGCCTTGGATCTAGTAGAAAAAGGTCATGCTTATTATGCATTTGATACTTCCGAGGAATTGGATGCGATGAGGGAGCGTCTGACTGCGGCCAGAGTAGTATCTCCACAGTACAATTCCATCACTCGCACACAGATGAAAAACTCTCTAACCTTGCCAGAAGATGAGGTAAAAGCACGCTTAGCATCTGGTGAGCCGTATGTGATTCGAATCAAAATCCCTAGGAAGGAAGAAGTAAGATTGAATGATATGATCCGTGGATGGGTTATGGTCCATAGTTCTACCTTAGACGATAAGGTATTGATGAAGTCGGATGGAATGCCAACCTATCACTTGGCCAATATCGTGGATGATCATTTGATGGGAATTACTCATGTAATCCGTGGAGAAGAGTGGTTACCATCTGCTCCCTTGCACGTATTATTGTACAAATATTTTGGATGGGAAGATACCATGCCTCAATTTGCGCATTTGCCCTTATTGCTAAAGCCTGATGGAAATGGTAAATTATCCAAGCGAGATGCCGATAAACATGGATTCCCAGTGTTTCCGATGAATTGGCAAGATCCAAATTCGGGAGAAAAAGCCATGGGCTTCCGTGAACAAGGATATCTCAAAGAAGCATTGATTAATTTCTTAGCGTTCTTAGGTTGGAATCCAGGTGATCACCGTGAAATGTTCACCCTAGATGAATTGGTAGAGGCTTTCAGCATCGAGCGCATCGGGAAGTCTGGGACTAAGTTTGATATCAACAAAGCGAAATGGTACAATGAACAGTATCTACGCGGAAAGTCAGACGATGAATTAGCGAAATATTTGCAACTAGAAGTAGCCAAAGAAGGGTTGGAAGTATCTTCCGAAAAAGCTGCTCAAATTGCGGCAATCATGAAGGAACGCGCGACTTTTCCAGCGGATCTTTGGAATGAAGGTAAATTCATGCTCATTGCCCCTGAGACATTTGACCAAGATGTAGCCGTGAAAAAGTGGAATCAAGATGCAGTTACAGTCTTAAATTCCTATATTCAAGAACTGGAAGCAGATGCAGCTGATTTTACTCCGGAGCTTGCAAAATCGCTTCTAGAAAAAGCTGCTGAAAGCAATGGTATCAAATTGGGGAAAATCATGCAAGCAGTGCGTCTGGCAGTAACAGGCGTTGGCGCAGGTCCTGATTTGATGGCAGTATTTGTGATCATTGGTAAAGAAGAGCTGGTCAGACGCATCCAATTTGCCATAGCTTCGTTATAA
- the rimM gene encoding ribosome maturation factor RimM (Essential for efficient processing of 16S rRNA), whose protein sequence is MNKDNCFQLGHIAKVHGLHGEVGIVLDVDFPEEYEDLKHVFVEQKSRLVPFFLEHFVWQFSNKALAKFEDYDTIEAVTPLVGSGLFLPLAQLEELPEDQYYFHELIGFEVLDEVLGSIGEVKVIYDLQTQDLMGVDHKGKEVLIPIQDGIVSKVDKAAKKVYCQLPTGLLDIYLED, encoded by the coding sequence ATGAACAAAGACAATTGTTTTCAATTGGGCCATATAGCCAAAGTTCATGGACTACATGGTGAAGTAGGCATCGTTCTCGATGTAGATTTCCCGGAAGAATACGAAGACCTCAAGCATGTGTTCGTAGAACAAAAATCCCGCTTGGTTCCTTTTTTTCTCGAGCACTTTGTGTGGCAATTCAGCAACAAAGCGCTAGCGAAATTTGAGGATTACGATACGATAGAAGCAGTTACCCCTCTTGTAGGCTCGGGATTGTTTCTACCACTCGCCCAACTGGAGGAGTTACCGGAAGATCAATATTACTTTCATGAGTTGATAGGATTCGAAGTACTGGATGAAGTACTGGGAAGTATCGGGGAAGTAAAAGTCATTTATGACCTACAAACCCAAGATCTAATGGGCGTTGACCACAAAGGCAAAGAAGTTCTCATCCCAATTCAGGATGGAATTGTATCCAAGGTTGACAAGGCGGCTAAAAAAGTTTACTGCCAATTGCCCACAGGTTTACTTGACATCTATTTGGAAGATTAA
- the trmD gene encoding tRNA (guanosine(37)-N1)-methyltransferase TrmD produces MRIDIITVVPGLLEGPFAHSILKRAEEKGIAMVRVHNLREYAVGKQKQVDDYAFGGGAGMVLMVEPIVKCITALQAERRYDEIIYMSPDGKTFDQNMANELSLKGNIMILCGHYKGVDERVREKWITREISIGDYVLSGGELAAAVVTDAIIRLIPGVLNDETSALTDSFQDGLLAPPVYTRPAEYDGMKVPEVLLSGHEANIESWRFEASVRRTQERRPDLLEGKDF; encoded by the coding sequence ATGCGTATAGATATCATTACCGTGGTACCGGGTTTGTTGGAAGGTCCTTTCGCTCATTCTATCCTCAAGAGGGCAGAAGAAAAAGGAATCGCCATGGTTCGGGTACACAATCTCCGGGAATATGCCGTAGGCAAGCAAAAGCAAGTCGATGATTATGCTTTTGGAGGCGGGGCAGGAATGGTGTTGATGGTGGAACCCATCGTCAAATGCATCACTGCATTGCAAGCGGAGAGAAGGTATGATGAGATTATCTACATGAGTCCCGATGGAAAGACTTTTGACCAAAACATGGCCAATGAACTTTCATTGAAAGGAAATATCATGATTCTATGCGGTCATTATAAAGGTGTGGACGAGCGGGTCCGTGAAAAATGGATTACCCGTGAAATCAGCATTGGCGATTACGTTTTATCAGGAGGAGAATTGGCAGCTGCCGTCGTGACAGATGCGATTATCCGATTGATACCTGGCGTGCTCAATGATGAAACCTCAGCATTGACAGATTCCTTCCAAGATGGACTGCTAGCACCACCGGTCTACACTAGGCCAGCGGAGTATGATGGAATGAAAGTTCCGGAGGTATTGCTATCAGGTCATGAAGCCAACATCGAATCCTGGAGATTTGAAGCATCGGTTCGCCGTACACAAGAAAGAAGACCTGACCTTTTGGAAGGGAAAGATTTCTGA
- the rplS gene encoding 50S ribosomal protein L19, with amino-acid sequence MSELMKIVEAEYSEVRAKFPSFKAGDTINVHVRIVEGNKERIQQFQGTVIQRKNPNSNGETFTVRKVSNGVGVERIFPILSPSIEKIELMREGKVRRARLFYLRGRQGKSAKIKEKIRPRK; translated from the coding sequence ATGAGCGAACTAATGAAAATCGTAGAAGCGGAATACAGCGAAGTAAGAGCTAAATTCCCTTCTTTCAAAGCTGGTGATACCATCAACGTTCACGTAAGAATCGTGGAAGGTAACAAAGAAAGAATCCAGCAATTCCAAGGAACTGTAATCCAAAGAAAAAACCCTAACTCCAATGGTGAGACTTTCACTGTAAGAAAAGTTTCTAATGGTGTGGGTGTAGAGAGAATTTTCCCAATCTTGTCCCCATCTATCGAGAAAATCGAATTGATGAGAGAAGGTAAAGTGAGAAGAGCTCGTCTATTCTACTTGAGAGGCCGTCAAGGAAAGTCTGCCAAAATCAAAGAAAAAATCAGACCAAGAAAGTAA